One Actinomycetes bacterium genomic window, TCGGCGGCCGGGTGCAGCCCGAGACCCGGCATGGTCCGCATGTCGCCGCAGATGGGGTAGATGAAGCCGGCCCCCACCGACGCCCGCACCTCCCGGACCGGCAGCACCCAGCCGGTCGGGGCGCCCTTGAGGGCGGGGTCGGACGAGATCGACAGGTGCGTCTTGGCGATGCAGACAGGCAGGTTGCCGAAGCCGTTGCGCTCGTAGCTGTCGAGCTGGCGGGCGGCGGCCAGGTCGTACTCGACCTCCGCGGCGCCGTACACCTTGGTCGCGATGGTCTCGATCTTCTCCCGGAGCGAGGCCGAGTCCGGGTAGAGGAAGCGGAAGTCGGTCGGCTCCTCGGCCGCCTCGGCGACCGCCTCGGCCAGCTCGACGGCACCGGTGCCGCCGTTGGCGAAGTGGGTGCAGACCGCGGCCCGGGCGCCCATCGACTCGGCGATCTCGCTGACCGCCGCGTGCTCCGACGGGTGGTCGCCGGGGAACGCGTTGATCGCGACCACCGGCGAGACGCCGTGCAGGCGGATGTTCTCGATCTGCTTGCGCAGGTTGGCGCCGCCCATGTGGACCTCGTCGGGGTTCTCCTCGAGCAGCGCGGGCGGCAGCGGCCTGCCGGCGACGATCCGATGGCGCCCGGAGTGGGCCTTGAGGGCGCGGATGGTGGCCACGACCACCGCGGCGTCCGGGCGCAGGCCCGATGTGCGGCACTTGATGTTGAAGAACCTCTCGGCGCCCATGTCGGCGCCGAACCCGGCCTCGGTGATCAGGAAGTCCCCGCCGTGGATGCCGATGAGGTCGGCGACGACCGAGGAGTTGCCGTGGGCGATGTTGCCGAACGGGCCCGCGTGCACCAGCACCGGGGTGTTCTCCATGGTCTGCAGCAGGTTCGGCTTGATCGCCTCGCGCATGATCACGGTCATCGCGCCGGCCGCCTTGAGCTGCTCGGCGGTGATCGGCGCGCCGTGGCGGTCGTAGCCGATCACCACCCGGCCGAGGCGGCGGCGCATGTCCTGCAGGGAGGTGGACAGGGCGAGGACGGCCATCACCTCGGAGGCGGCGGTGATGTCGAAGCCGCTCTGGCGGGGCACGCCGTCGGGCTTCGCGCCCAGTCCCACGACGAGGTTGCGCAGGGCCCGGTCGTTGACGTCGAGCACCCGGCGCCAGGTCACGTCGTGCTGCACGATGCCGAGCTCGTTGCCCTGGTAGATGTGGTTGTCGATCATCGCCGCGAGCAGGTTGTGGGCCGCGGTGACCGCGTGCATGTCCCCGGTCAGGTGAAGGTTGAGCAGCTCCATGGGCACGACCTGGCTGTAGCCGCCGCCGGCGGCACCGCCCTTGATGCCGAAGGTCGGTCCCATGGACGGCTGGCGGACGGCCACCGTGGCCCGCCTGCCGATGTGGCTGAACGCCTGGCCGAGGCCGACCGTGGTGGTGGTCTTGCCCTCTCCGAGCGGGGTCGGCGTGATCGCCGAGACCACCACGTAGCGGGCCCGGGGCCGGTCGGCCAGCTCGTCCACCGCGGCCAGCTTGACCTTGGCGACGCCCTCCCCGTAGGGCTCCAGCAGGTGCTCGCCGAGTCCCATCTGGCCGGCGATGTCGGACAGCGGCTTGAGCTTGGCGCTGCGAGCGATTTCGAGGTCGGTCGGAAAGGTGACAGTCATGGGTCAGATCTCCTTGTCCGTGAACCGGTCGCCCGTGAACCCGTGCCCGTGAACCCGTCGGGCTCGATGCCGAACTCGCGGCCAGCGTCCAGGATCGCGTCGAACAGGTACTGGCCGGAGGAGCGCTCGCAGTGGAGCAGGTAGGAACGGGTGCCACTGCTGCTTGCCTGAGGCGCGCCAGGCGGGGTTGCCTGAGGCGCGCCAGGCCTGTCGTCGCGCACGACGTCGGTGGCGACCTTCGCGACCGAGCTGCGGAAGGCCGTGCCGTCGGGCGTGACCCGGTCGGCGAAGTCGACCGAGCAGACCTTGGCCAGCAGGTGCGGTGCGTCGGCCCCGGTCAGGCGCATGAGCGCCCGCCCGTGGGTGAACAGCTCGACCACGCTCACCAGCCCAGGGTCGTGCTCGCCCGTTGCAGCGCGGGCAGCAACCGCCCGGACCCGCTCGGCCACCTCGGACTCGGTGCCCGGCGGGGCCAGCAGCAGCCATTCGTCCGGGCCGGAGCCGACCACCAGGGTGCCGTGCCGGTCGCGGCGGGACCGCCCATGGCCGACGCCGAGGTGGCGGGCGACCGGCCCGTCGGGGTCGGCGCGGACCAGCACCTTGGCCAGGGGCGTGCAGTCGACGAGGCGCAGAGGCGCGGTCGAGCGCCGGCCCGACACCTCCCAGCCGTCCATCACCACGACCGGAGCGGCCGGGGCGACCGGGCTGCGGGCCACGGGGATTGTGAAGGCGTCAGCCACGCAGGCGCACCCCCTCGGGGTCGAAGTGGGCGTGATGGGCCTGGACGGTGGCTGGGACGCGCCGCCCGTCGGGCAGCTGCACGGTGACGACCGTGCCCGGCTCGGCCAGGTGGGGCGCGACGAACCCGAGGCAGATGGACCGTCCCAGGGTGGGCGACATCCGGCTCGACGTGACCCGCCCGACGATGGTGTTGCGGCCCTCCACGATCTGGCTCGCCTCGGCCGGCACCACCTGCCCGTCGACCGGCTGCAGCCCGACCAGCCGCATGTCGCCGTTGACGCGGCGCTGCCAGACCAGCTCGGGCTTGCCCAAGAAGTCGTCCTTGTCGAGCTTGATGGCCCAGTCGAGGCCGGCGCTGAACCCCTTGGTGAGCCCGTCGGTGTCCTGGCCGACGATGAAGTGGCCCTTCTCGAGGCGCATGATGCGCTGGGCCTCGACCCCGAACGCGGCCACGCCGAGGTCGGCGCCGCGCTCCATCAGGGTCTCCCAGACAGCCAGGCCGTAGGCGGCGGGCACGTGGATCTCGTAGCTCAGCTCGCCGGTGAAGCCGATGCGCCACATGAAGCAGTCGGGCACGCCGGCCACAGCGCCGAGCCGCACCCGCATGTACGGGAATGCCTCTGGCGACAGGTCGACGCCCTCGGTCACCCGGCCGAGCAGCTCGCGGGACCTCGGCCCGGCCACGTTGATGCTGGCGTACGCGGTGGTGACCGGCGTGACGTGCACCCGCCAGCCGGGGTGCTCGGTCTGCAGCCAGTTCTCGACCAGCTCCCAGACGGTGGCCGCGCCCGAGGAGGTGGTGGTCATCAGGTAGCGGTCGTGGTCGAGGTGGCCGGTGACCCCGTCGTCGGCGACCACGCCGTCCTCGGCGCACATCACCCCGTAGCGGACCGAGCCGATGTCGAGCTTCGACCACTTGTTGACGTAGAGGAGGTTGAGCAGCTTGGGCACGTCCGGGCCGCGCAGCTCGAGCTTGCCGAGCGGGGTGACGTCGATCAGGCCGACGTGCTCGCGCACGTTGCGGACCTCGGCGGCCGGGTCGCCGTAGCTGTCGGGCCGGATCCACTGGCCGGCCACGAGTGGCCGGGCCCCGTGTGCCTCGTGCCAGGGCTGCATGGGGGAGTAGCGGACCGGCTCGAACACCCGGCCGGCCAGCGCACCCAGGCTGATCGGCACATAGGGCGGGCGCCACACGGTCGTGCCGAGGTCGCCGATGGTGCTGCCGACGGCCTCGGCGAGCACCGCCACCGCGTTGACCGTCTCGAGCTTGCCCTGGGACGGGCCCATGGTAGCGGTGGTGAAGCGCTTGACCAGCTCGATCGAGTCGTACCCCTCGCGGGCCGCCGCCACGATGTCCTTGGACGACACGTCCTCGCTGTAGTCCACCATGCCGTGGGTACTGGCCCGGAACAGCGCCGGGTGGGACCGGACCGGCAGGCTCGGCACGGCCCCGTCGTCCGGACCACCCGAGGCCGCGTTGCCCGGAGCGCCCGAGGCCCCGTCACCTGAAGCAGTTGCCGCGTCGCCCGGAGCAGTGGACCCGTTTCCCCGGACGCGGGAGGCTCGGGCGGCGGCGGTGGTGCCGACCGCGCGGGCGTGCTCGAGGAGCTCGTCGAGGGTGCCGTCGCCGGCCAGCCCGCCGGCCACGAGCACCGAGTCGGGCAGCCCGCCGCCGGGCACGAAGCGGGCCGCCTCGGGCACGTAGACCGGGCGGTCGCCGGCCATGTTGAGCAGGGAGGTGGGCGCGGTCCAGCCGATCGAGGTGACCAGCAGGTCGCAGTCGACCTTGGTGCCGTCGGCGAGCACCACCGCGCCGACGCCGCGCCCGCCGGTGGCCCGGCGGATGCCCTCGCCCTTGCGGGCGTCGACCACCCGGGCGACCTCGACACCGGCCCGTTCGAGGTCGGCCACGGCGGCGTCGCCCTCGGCGTTGGCGGTGAGCACCACCGCCCGCTCGCCCGGCCGGACCGCGTAGAGGTTGACCAGCCTGCGCACGGCCGTGCCGAGCATGACGCCGGGCAGGTCGTTGCCCTCGAACACGTAGGGCCGCTCGACCAGGCCGGGCGCGGCCACCAGGGTGGCCGCCCGGGCCTTGACGAGCCGCTCCTCCACGTGGGGGTCGGCCGGGCTGTGGCCGAGGCCCGGGCTGTGGCCGAGGGCCGGGTCGCGCTGCAGGATCGCGACCCAGTTGTCGTCGTAGCGGCCGGTGACGGCCGAGTTGACCAGCACCTCGATGCCGGGCTGGCCGGCCACCGCCTCGCGCAGCTCGGCCAGGACGGCCAGCTCGCTGGCGCCGCCCCAGCGGAGGTGGCCGCCGAGCTCGTACTCCTCCTCGACCAGGATGACCAGGGCGCCGGCGCGGGCGGCGGCGAACGCGGCCGCCATGCCGGCCGGGCCGCCGCCGGCCACGATCACGTCGGCGTGCGCGTAGCGCTTGTCGTAGTAGCCGTGGGCCGCGTCCGCGCGGACCCGCCCGCCGGTCGCGAAGCGGGCCAGGACCTTCTGGTAGGCGGGCCAGAGGCGCTGCGGCTTGATGAAGGTCTTGTAGTAGAAGCCGGCGGTGAGGAAGCGGCCCACGGCCTGGTTGGCCGCTTTCATGTCGAAGCGGAGCGACGGCCAGGTGTTCTGCGAGCTGACCGCCATGCCGGCCGCGAGCCGGCGGTGCGCGCCGCGCACGTTCGGCTCGTCGTCGACCTGGACCGTGCAGCCCGGGTCGAGGAAGTCCCCGGAGAGGATGCCGCGCGGGCGGTGGTACTTGAAGCTGCGCGAGAACACCCGCTCGCCCGAGGCGGCCAGCGCCGACACGATCGTGTCGCCCGCGAACCCGGTGCGCTGCCGGCCGTTCCAGGTGAAGTCGAGCGGCGCGTCCCGGTCGATCACCTCGCCCGGCTGGGGCCCGAGGCGCATGGAGGTACTGGCTTTCCTGGCCATCGCGCTCACGGCCGGCCTCCGGCACCCGCCGCAGTCCCGGCACCCTCGGCGGTCCCGGCACCCGCCGCGGTCCCGGCACCCTCGGCGGTCCCGGTGCCATGGTTCGCCTGTTCGCCGCCGCCAGCGGCGGCGGGCGGGGCGGCAGCAGGCGGGGGGGGCGGCGGAGCGGGTCCGCGGCTGGTCCGCCGGCTCGGCCCGCCGGACCTCGCCGCTGACCGTGTGGCGCTCGACCACCAGGTACTTGCGGCAGCCGAACCGGTGGTACCAGTTCTCGCTCGTCCAGCCGGCCGGGTTGCGCTTGTCGTAGAGGTAGGAGCGCCACTCGGCGGGCGTGGCCGCGTTCGGGTCGGGCCGCGGCCTGCGCTCGCCGACGTAGGCGAACTCCGAGGAGTTGCGCGGCCCGCAGTGGGGGCAAGGGATGAGGATCATCGAAAGCGGCTCCCGTCTCCGGTCCTGCCTAATGCCCGACCGACGCCGCGCCCTTCTCGCCCACCAGGCGGCCCTCGGCGAAGCGGGCGAGGTCGAAGGCGGCGATGATCTCGGGGGTCTTGCCGGTCGCGACCAGCTCGGCCATGGCCTCGCCGGCCACCGGGCCGGCCTTGAAGCCGTAGGTGCCCCAGCCGACGTCGACCAGGAACCCGTCGACGGGCGTCACCCCCATGACCGGGGAGTAGTCGGGGGTCATGTCGCACAGGCCGGCCCACTGGCGCAGCACGCGCAGCCTGGCGATGGAGGGCATCAGCTCGAGGACGTGGCCCGCCAGCTCCTCGGTGAACTCGAGCGAGCCACGCATGGAGTACGACGGGTAGGGGTCGACGCTGGCCCCGAACACCAGCTCCCCACGGTCGGTCTGGCTGACGTAGATGTGCAGCGTCCCGGACACGACCACCGTCTCGAGGAAGATCTTGACCGGCTCGGTCACCGCGGCCTGCAAGGGGCTGGTGATGATCGGCATGGTCACCCCGGCCATGCCGGAGATGAGCGAGGACCACCCGGCCGTGCAGTTCACCACCGTCGGGGTGGCGATCCGGCCCCGGCTGGTGCGCACGCCGGTGACCTTGCCGGCGGCACCGCCTGAAGCGGGCGCGGCCTCGACGTCGATGCCGAGCACCTCGGTCTTCTGGTGGATCTGGACGCCGCGGGCGTCGGCGGCGCGGGCGTAGCCCCAGTTCACCGCGTCGTGGCGGATGGTCCCCCCGGGCGGGTGGTAGAGCGCGCCCAGGATCGGGTAGCGGGTCTCATCGGAGACGTCTATGAACGGGACCAGCCTCTTGATCTCGGCCGGCCCGATGACCTCGGAGTCGATGCCCTCGAGCTTGTTGACCTCGGCCCGCCAACGCATCGTGCGCAGCGAGCTGTCGTTGTGGGCCAGGGTCAGGTGGCCGCGCTGGGAGAACATCACGTTGAAGTTGAGGTCGGCCGCGAGCGCCTCGTACAGCTTCACCGACCGGTCGTAGAAGCGCACGCCCTCGGGGGTGAGGTAGTTCGAGCGCACGATGGCGGTGTTCCGCCCCGAGCCGCCCCCGCCGATGTAGCCCTTGTCGAGCACGGCCACGTTGGTGATGCCGTGGTTGGCGGCCAGGTAGTAGGCGGTGGCCAGGCCGTGCACGCCGGCGCCGACGATCACCACGTCGTAGCTCGGGGCCAGGTCGTGCTCGCGCCAGCTGCGGGGCCAGTCGGTGTGGGCGAGGCCCCGGCGGAGGAGGCCGAGGGCGGAGTAGCGGGCGGGCTTGCGAGAGCCGTTCGCCTGGCCGTTGCGGCCGTTGGGATCGTTCACCCGCACGATTCCCCTGGTCGGGCGTGGTCGTGAGACCCCGCTGCTGGTCGTAGCCGACGGGGTGCGATGCGTCGGCATGCAGACCTTAACCTAACAGGGTCTAGGAAACAATGTCCACCGGCAGTGAACTGTGGTTCGCGAGCTCAGGACCGTGACCGCTCAGCAGGGCCCATGACCGCCCGCTCAGCTCAGCGGCGCCTGTGACGCTCAGCTCAGCAGCGCCCGTGACCGCTCAGGGCCCCGTGACCGCGCCGTATGCCTTGACTGAAAGGAACTGGATCGGCAGGGACTGAAGCTGCGACGGCCCGTGGGTGACCTCGCCGTTGAACTGCAGGGCGTCGCCAGGTTCGAGCAGGTAGGTGGCACTGCCGTAGCTGTACTCCATCTTCCCGGCCAGCATGTAGATGAGCTCGGTGCCCGGGTGCTGGTAGGCGGGGAACACCTCGCTGCGCTCCATGAGCGTCACCAGCAGCGGCTCCATCCGCTTCTGGGGGCCGCGCATGCTGCCGAGCATCTGGTAGCGGTGCCCCGCCCTCGACCCGCGGTGCATGACCTCAAGACCCTGCCCCGCCTTGACGAACAGGACGTCGCGCTCCTCGTCGAGCCCGCGGAAGAAGGCCGTGATCGGCACCGAGAGCGCCCCGGACAGCCGTGCCAGCGTCGCCAGGCTGGGTGAGGCCTGCGCGTTCTCCATCTTCGACAGCATGCCCTTGGACAGCCCGCTGAGCTGGGCGAGCTGCCCGACGGTGAGGCCGAGCAGGAGGCGGTACTCGCGGACCCGCTGGGCGATGACCGAGCCGAGGGCCCGCTCGAGCTCGAAGGGGTCGACCTCCGGCTGGTGGAGGTGCTCCGGGAGGTGCTCCGGTTGGTCCATGGCGCCGGCCTCGGTGCGTGCGCGTGACGCGGGTGTGGCTCCGGGTCCGCTGGGACAGGAATCAGTATCTTACGGAACTCGCCCGGGACGCGCCGGATTCTCGTATCTCCTCAGTGGACATTGGTACTTGCATGGAAACGTAGAGGGAGTCAAGCTCACCCCACCTTGTGCCCTTGAGACGCCGCCCTCGTGCCGTGTTGGAAAAGGGGGTGCCGATCGACCGAGCGAACGAGCCGATCCAGGCGACCACCGCGTATTGCCGCGAGCCAAGCGCAGAAGGGGTGGGAAGGCAATTGGCTACTCCGATGGACAAGCTCGAGTACTCCGGGGGCGGCCTCCGGCAGGAGACGGACTGGCGGGGCGCCTTCGTCATCGAGGCGACCGCCATGGCCAAGGTCCCCTGGCCGGCACCGACTGGATCCCCGGCCACCCCGCCTCCAGGTGAGGTGGCGCTCAGCGGCCGTCGGCCGGGAGCAGGGTGAAGGCCTCTCCCCAGAGCGGCCGCATGCACCGGAAGTGCCGCTCGTCCAGGGTGAGGAGGCGAGTGGTTCTCGACTTGGCCGCGATCACGGCCACAGACGCGTCCGCCAGGCCGATCTGGAGGTCCCGGTACCGCTCGATCAGCGCCACCGCGTCAGGGACGTCCGCCGTCCCGAACGACACGAGGTCGTAGGCACCGCCGGCCAGCTCGCGCAGGAACGCGACCTCGGCCTGGACCCCGACCTTGGTGAGCAGCAGGTAGTCCAGCTCGGCGAGGACGAAGGGGGAGAGCAGCAGCGGGCCCGGGTCGGACTGCAGCACCGCTCGCGCGCGCTCGTGGTGTCGCTGGTCGGCGTCGAGCGCGGCGAGCAGGCCGCTGGTGTCGAGGACGATCACTCCCCGAAGCCTGCCAAGGCGTCGTCGACCCGTTCGGCGAGCGTCGGGTCGCCACTCCGGAACAGCGGCAGCGTGGGCCGCGGCCGCGCCTCTTCGGCCAGGAGCCGCTCGATCGCCGTGCGGATGAGCACCGCCTCCGGTTCTCCTCGCCGATGTGCGGCTTGGGTCAAGCGGCGCTTGAGCGCGTCGGGCAGGTAGACGGTCGTCTTGTGCATGAACGTATGGTAACAGGTATGGCAGTGTTGGTCACAGGCGCTGCAGGCCTCGCAGTACCTGCTCGAGCAGGGCGACGCCTGCGGGCCCCTCGTGGTCGGGGGCCCGGTGGACCACCACGATGCCGCGGTCGACCAGGTCGCTCACCAGGATCCGGGCGACGCCGAGGGGGAGCTCGAGGCGGGCGGCGATCTCGGCGACCGACAGCACCTCCCGGCAGAGCCGGGCGATCGACCGGTGCTCGAGGCTCAGCCCGGTCGGGCTGGTCCGCTCCGCCGCCGGGACGGCCCGGACCAGGTCTTCGATGGCCAGGTCGGCTCGGCTCGACTCCGTCCGCCCGCCCGTCAACGCGTAGGGCCGTAGGAGCGGGCCCGGGTCCAGGCCCCCGGCGGCACTCACCGGGCTCGCCGCCGGCCGGAGGCACGCTCAGTCGGCCGGGCCATCGTCGACCTGCATGACCGGCGAGTCCACCGCGCCCGGCCCTGGAAGCCGCTCCGCGGCGACGGCGCCCCGTCGCCGGACGTGGGAACGCCAGCCGTTGGGGGAGGCGCCGTCCGGGGCGGCCGTCTCGAGCGCCGGCGCGGGCGCCTGCGCCGGCACCGGTGGCGCGGTGGGGCCGCGGCCCGCCCCAGCGTCCTCGGGCGCCGTTTCCAGACCGGTCTCGAGGAGCTCGCTGAGGAGGCTCGGGGGCAGGAGGACGAGGGCGGTCACCCCACCGAACCAGGAGGGCCGGAGCCGGACCTTGATGCCGTGCCGGACGGCCAGGCGGGCGACGACGTCGAAGCCGAGGCGCCGCGCGGCCGTGAAGTCGACCGCCGGGGGGCTGGCGAGCTGCTCGTTGATCTCGGCCAGGTCGCCGTGGCTCATGCCGATGCCCCGGTCCTCGATCTCGACCAGGTAGCCGTGCGGTGTCGGCTCGCCGGTGACCTGCACGCGCGTCCCGGGCGGGGAGAACGTGGCCGCGTTCTCGATCAGCTCGGCGAGGAGATGGATGACGTCGCTGACGTGCTGCCCGACGATGCGGGCGTCGGCCATGGGCATGACCGCGACCCGGCTGAAGTCCTCGATCTCGGAGCTGGCGGCTCGGATGACGGTGGCGAGCGGGATGGGGTCGCTCCAGCGCCGGACGGGCTCGGCGCCTGACAGGACGAGCAGGTTGTCGGCGTTGCGGCGCATGCGCGTGGCCAGGTGGTCGAGGAGGAAGAGGCTTCGTAGCTGCTTGGAGTCCACCTCCGTCCGCTCGAGCTGGTCGAGCAGCTCGAGCTGGCGGTAGACGAGCGCCTGGAGGCGTCGGCCAAGGTGGAGGAAGAGCTCGCCGACACTGCGGCGCAACGCCGCCTCCTCGGCCGCGA contains:
- a CDS encoding formate--tetrahydrofolate ligase; this translates as MTVTFPTDLEIARSAKLKPLSDIAGQMGLGEHLLEPYGEGVAKVKLAAVDELADRPRARYVVVSAITPTPLGEGKTTTTVGLGQAFSHIGRRATVAVRQPSMGPTFGIKGGAAGGGYSQVVPMELLNLHLTGDMHAVTAAHNLLAAMIDNHIYQGNELGIVQHDVTWRRVLDVNDRALRNLVVGLGAKPDGVPRQSGFDITAASEVMAVLALSTSLQDMRRRLGRVVIGYDRHGAPITAEQLKAAGAMTVIMREAIKPNLLQTMENTPVLVHAGPFGNIAHGNSSVVADLIGIHGGDFLITEAGFGADMGAERFFNIKCRTSGLRPDAAVVVATIRALKAHSGRHRIVAGRPLPPALLEENPDEVHMGGANLRKQIENIRLHGVSPVVAINAFPGDHPSEHAAVSEIAESMGARAAVCTHFANGGTGAVELAEAVAEAAEEPTDFRFLYPDSASLREKIETIATKVYGAAEVEYDLAAARQLDSYERNGFGNLPVCIAKTHLSISSDPALKGAPTGWVLPVREVRASVGAGFIYPICGDMRTMPGLGLHPAAERIDIDEHDQIVGLS
- a CDS encoding sarcosine oxidase subunit gamma family protein; this encodes MADAFTIPVARSPVAPAAPVVVMDGWEVSGRRSTAPLRLVDCTPLAKVLVRADPDGPVARHLGVGHGRSRRDRHGTLVVGSGPDEWLLLAPPGTESEVAERVRAVAARAATGEHDPGLVSVVELFTHGRALMRLTGADAPHLLAKVCSVDFADRVTPDGTAFRSSVAKVATDVVRDDRPGAPQATPPGAPQASSSGTRSYLLHCERSSGQYLFDAILDAGREFGIEPDGFTGTGSRATGSRTRRSDP
- a CDS encoding sarcosine oxidase subunit delta, producing MILIPCPHCGPRNSSEFAYVGERRPRPDPNAATPAEWRSYLYDKRNPAGWTSENWYHRFGCRKYLVVERHTVSGEVRRAEPADQPRTRSAAPPACCRPARRRWRRRTGEPWHRDRRGCRDRGGCRDRRGCRDCGGCRRPAVSAMARKASTSMRLGPQPGEVIDRDAPLDFTWNGRQRTGFAGDTIVSALAASGERVFSRSFKYHRPRGILSGDFLDPGCTVQVDDEPNVRGAHRRLAAGMAVSSQNTWPSLRFDMKAANQAVGRFLTAGFYYKTFIKPQRLWPAYQKVLARFATGGRVRADAAHGYYDKRYAHADVIVAGGGPAGMAAAFAAARAGALVILVEEEYELGGHLRWGGASELAVLAELREAVAGQPGIEVLVNSAVTGRYDDNWVAILQRDPALGHSPGLGHSPADPHVEERLVKARAATLVAAPGLVERPYVFEGNDLPGVMLGTAVRRLVNLYAVRPGERAVVLTANAEGDAAVADLERAGVEVARVVDARKGEGIRRATGGRGVGAVVLADGTKVDCDLLVTSIGWTAPTSLLNMAGDRPVYVPEAARFVPGGGLPDSVLVAGGLAGDGTLDELLEHARAVGTTAAARASRVRGNGSTAPGDAATASGDGASGAPGNAASGGPDDGAVPSLPVRSHPALFRASTHGMVDYSEDVSSKDIVAAAREGYDSIELVKRFTTATMGPSQGKLETVNAVAVLAEAVGSTIGDLGTTVWRPPYVPISLGALAGRVFEPVRYSPMQPWHEAHGARPLVAGQWIRPDSYGDPAAEVRNVREHVGLIDVTPLGKLELRGPDVPKLLNLLYVNKWSKLDIGSVRYGVMCAEDGVVADDGVTGHLDHDRYLMTTTSSGAATVWELVENWLQTEHPGWRVHVTPVTTAYASINVAGPRSRELLGRVTEGVDLSPEAFPYMRVRLGAVAGVPDCFMWRIGFTGELSYEIHVPAAYGLAVWETLMERGADLGVAAFGVEAQRIMRLEKGHFIVGQDTDGLTKGFSAGLDWAIKLDKDDFLGKPELVWQRRVNGDMRLVGLQPVDGQVVPAEASQIVEGRNTIVGRVTSSRMSPTLGRSICLGFVAPHLAEPGTVVTVQLPDGRRVPATVQAHHAHFDPEGVRLRG
- a CDS encoding FAD-dependent oxidoreductase; the encoded protein is MAPSYDVVIVGAGVHGLATAYYLAANHGITNVAVLDKGYIGGGGSGRNTAIVRSNYLTPEGVRFYDRSVKLYEALAADLNFNVMFSQRGHLTLAHNDSSLRTMRWRAEVNKLEGIDSEVIGPAEIKRLVPFIDVSDETRYPILGALYHPPGGTIRHDAVNWGYARAADARGVQIHQKTEVLGIDVEAAPASGGAAGKVTGVRTSRGRIATPTVVNCTAGWSSLISGMAGVTMPIITSPLQAAVTEPVKIFLETVVVSGTLHIYVSQTDRGELVFGASVDPYPSYSMRGSLEFTEELAGHVLELMPSIARLRVLRQWAGLCDMTPDYSPVMGVTPVDGFLVDVGWGTYGFKAGPVAGEAMAELVATGKTPEIIAAFDLARFAEGRLVGEKGAASVGH
- a CDS encoding XRE family transcriptional regulator is translated as MDQPEHLPEHLHQPEVDPFELERALGSVIAQRVREYRLLLGLTVGQLAQLSGLSKGMLSKMENAQASPSLATLARLSGALSVPITAFFRGLDEERDVLFVKAGQGLEVMHRGSRAGHRYQMLGSMRGPQKRMEPLLVTLMERSEVFPAYQHPGTELIYMLAGKMEYSYGSATYLLEPGDALQFNGEVTHGPSQLQSLPIQFLSVKAYGAVTGP
- a CDS encoding PIN domain-containing protein, with protein sequence MIVLDTSGLLAALDADQRHHERARAVLQSDPGPLLLSPFVLAELDYLLLTKVGVQAEVAFLRELAGGAYDLVSFGTADVPDAVALIERYRDLQIGLADASVAVIAAKSRTTRLLTLDERHFRCMRPLWGEAFTLLPADGR
- a CDS encoding CopG family transcriptional regulator — encoded protein: MHKTTVYLPDALKRRLTQAAHRRGEPEAVLIRTAIERLLAEEARPRPTLPLFRSGDPTLAERVDDALAGFGE
- a CDS encoding DUF742 domain-containing protein; this translates as MSAAGGLDPGPLLRPYALTGGRTESSRADLAIEDLVRAVPAAERTSPTGLSLEHRSIARLCREVLSVAEIAARLELPLGVARILVSDLVDRGIVVVHRAPDHEGPAGVALLEQVLRGLQRL